In Phenylobacterium hankyongense, the sequence CGCGCTCCGCACGCACGTAGATCTGGCCCGCGATCGCCGGGGCCCCGGCCACCTGCCGCAGGTCCGCCGATAGCGCGTCGAGGCTGGTCGGCGCTTGACCGATGAACAACGCCCCATCGCGTTGCAGGTTGATCACCGTCGGCTCGACGACCTGGCCGTTCGTCTTGGCCGGCGGCAGGTCCAGCTTCAGCGACACCGTCGCGGCCGGGATCGCCACCATGAAGA encodes:
- a CDS encoding biopolymer transporter ExbD, coding for MGAMLAARHGRFDLQHNSTINVTPFVDVMLVLLIIFMVAIPAATVSLKLDLPPAKTNGQVVEPTVINLQRDGALFIGQAPTSLDALSADLRQVAGAPAIAGQIYVRAERGVRYGSFMAVVSHLHAGGYQKVGLVNEDIS